Below is a window of Deinococcota bacterium DNA.
CTAGCATGGCCGAGAGGTTGGAGAGAATCGAAGCCGAGGTGCGCGAGGTGGCGGGCAAGCCGAGCTTGAACCTCAACTCGCGCGACCAGCTCGCCGACCTGCTCTACGACACCTTGGAGCTCGTGCCCCTCAAGAAGACCAAGCTGACCGGCAAGCGCTCGACCGCGGTGAGCGCCCTAGAGCCCCTAAAGGGCGAGCATCCCGTCATCGCCAAGATCCTCGCCTACCGCGAGCTGTCGAAGCTGAAGGGCACCTACCTAGACCCCCTGCCCCGGCTCGTGCGGGGGGACAGCGGCCGCCTCCACACCACCTTCACCCAGACCGTCACCGCCACCGGGCGCCTGTCCAGCATCAATCCCAACCTGCAAAACATCCCCGTGCGCAGCGAGGTCGGTCGGCAGATCCGGCGCGCCTTTATCGCCGAGGCGGGCTTCAAGCTTCTCGTCGCCGACTACTCGCAGATCGAGCTGCGCATCCTCGCCCACATCGCCGGGGAGGAGGCGCTCCAAGAGAGCTTCTCGTCGGCCGAGGACATCCATCGCCGCACCGCCGCCGAGATCCACGGCGTGGCGCCCCGGGAGGTCACCAGCGAGCAGCGCCGCGTCGCCAAGATCATCAACTTCGGCGTGCTCTACGGCATGTCGGCGCACCGGCTCGCGGCTGAGCTCGACATCGACTTCGACAAGGCCGACCTCTACATCAAGACCTATTTCGCGCGGTACCCCAAGGTCCAGGCCTATATCGACGAGACCCTCGCCTTCGCCCGCTCCCGCGGCTACGTCGAGACGCTTCTAGGCCGCCGCCGCCCCATTCCCGACATCATCAGCAAGAACCGCAACCAGCGCGAGTACGCCGAGCGCACCGCCTACAACATGCCCATCCAGGGCACCCAGGCCGACATCGTCAAGCTCGCCATGATCCGGCTCGCGCCGAAACTCAAAGAGGTCGGCGCCCGCATGCTCTTGCAGGTCCACGACGAGCTCGTCATCGAGGCGCCCGAAGGCCGCGCCGCGGAGGTCGCCGCGCTCACCAAGGAGACCATGCAAGGCGTCTACGAGCTGAGCGTTCCCATCGTCGCCGAGGTCGGCATCGGCGACAACTGGCTCGAGGCGAAGTAGCGCTTGGACTCGGCCCATGCAGTCCCGAAGCGAGGCGCCATGACCAAGGCACGCCGCCTGGCGCAGCTACCCGAGCTCCTCCGCCTCAAACCGCGCACGACGCGCGAACTCTCCAAACGCCTCGAGGTGCCGCCGCGCACGGTCCAGCGCGACCTCGAGACCCTTCGCGACGAAGGCTACGGCATCGAGGAGGTATCGCGCGGCCTTTACCAGCTCCCCTCGCCACCATCGGACCTGAACGCGGTCGAAGCCCTCGCGGTCCACGCGGCGACGCGGCTCCTCTACCACCACGCCCCGGCGCGGAGCGTCCACTACCTCTCGGCACTGGAGAAACTCGCCAGCCTCCTCCCCGAGCCCGCGCGGGGGATCGCCTTTAGGAGCGCCGAGGAGGTGCGCGAGCGCCCCGGCGACGACCGCGCCCTCGAGCTCGTCGCCAGAGCCTGGTTCGAGCGCCGCGTTTTGGCCTTTGACTACCTCTCGCCCGGCGGCTCAGGTAAACCGCGTCCCAAAGAGCTCGAGGTCTACTTCGTCGAGGTGAGCCGCGACAACCTGGCTCCTTACGCCATCGGCTATGAAAGGCGCTTTCACAAACAGGTCCTCACCTGGAAGCTCTCGAGGATGCGTCATACCCGCCTGCTCGCGGACGGCTATACCGTTCCCGAAGGCTTCGACCCGCGCCTCTATCTCAGCAACGCCTGGGGGGTGATGGGCACGAGCGGCGGCCCCATCGTGACGGTCAGGTTGCGCTTCGCGCCGGAGGCGGCCTACCGCCTCTTCGAGGGCGGCTATCCCAACCTGACGATCGCTGCGGAGGGATCAGACGGCAGCCTCGAGGTCAGCCTCGAGGCTGGCACGGACGACAAAGGCTTTCCCCGCGAAATCCTCCCCTGGGTGCAGAGCTGGGGGCCGAGGGTGGAGGTGCTTGAACCTGAAAACCTAAGGGAAAGGTGGCTCGAGGAGGCAAGGATGATAACAGAACGCTTCTTGTAGAGCCGGCACAAAAGCAGCCCATGCTATGCTTCTAGTCAGTGCTGGTCAGGAGGATGGCATGGAAAAACAATGGCAATTGCAGGAAGCCAAGGCTCGCTTTTCTGAGGTGGTCGAGCGCGCCCTCGAGGGAGAGGCTCAAGTGGTGACTAGACGGGGCAAGAGGGCCGTGGTCATCCTTGCCTACGAGGAATACGAACGGTTCCAGGCGGGCGACAAGAGCCTGTGGGACATCTTCAAGACCGCTCCCCGCATGGACGAGGACGAGCTTCCCCTCGAGCGTGACCGGACCTCCGTGCGCCCGGTGGAACTGGAATAGCGGTAGCTTACCTGCTCGACACCAACGTGGTGTCCGAAGCCATCAAGCCGCAACCCGATGAACGGGCGCTGGCCTGGCTCGAGGCCCAGCGAGGCTCGAGCGGTTACCTTTCGGTGCTCACGCTGGGAGAAATCGAGCAGGGCATCATCCGCTCCCGCAGTCCTCGCAAGGCCGAGAGGCTGAGGCAGTGGCTCGAGGCGGAGTTAAGGCCGCGGTTTCAGGGGCGGACGCTCGTCATCGACGCGCAGGTGATGAAAACCTGGGGGAGGATTACGGGGCGAGCCCTGCAAAGCGGCAGCCCGGTAAGTTACCCGGACTCCCTTTTGGCCGCCACCGCCGTCACCCACGGCTTGACCTTGGTGACGCGCAATACCAAGGACGTCGCCGCCTTGCCGGTGCAGGTGTTGAATCCCTGGGAGGGATAGAGGGGAACTGCAGGTCGTGGCGAAGATGAACAGCGACACCGGATGACGCTCGGATGTCATAAGGTGGGGTCATGAAACCTTCCAAAGCCTCCTCACGTCTTTGGGCTAAAAGCGACCGAGGGCGCACCGATGGCCGGTGGCTCCCCCTTATTGCCCACCTTCTCGATGTCGCTGCTTGTACCGAAGCTATCCTGGAATGGGAGGGCAAACACCTGAAAGCACTCTATGCGACGGACCTTGGTCTTTCGGCTGAGGCTGTAACGCCTTGGGTGGCTGCTTTAGGTGGACTTCACGACCTCGGCAAGGCTTTTCCGGGCTTTCAGCTGCAATGGAAGAGTAACGGTAAGGCGCGCGGGCGTGAGCTCTTGGAGCAAGGGGGCTTTACCTGGACTGTCTCCGAAAGGGAGAGAACACAGCCCGCGCACGGCGTGGTTAGTCAGCACCTCTTGAAAAGCCTCTTGCCCGAGCTTGGATTTTCAAAGGAAGCAGCCAGAAACATCGCAGATGCTTTGGGGGCGCATCACGGCTTTCGCGCCTCTGGAGTGGACCTCAACGAAGTGAGTCGAAAATTAGGGACCGGCCTGTGGGTAACGGCACGACAGTGGCTGCTCGAGCAAGTCTTACGTGTTACAAGGGCCGCCGATTATCCAGCACCGGGCGTGAGCGAACTCAGCGGCGAAGCCTTCATGCGACTAGCCGGGCTCGTCAGCTTCGCGGATTGGATAGGGTCAAACTCAAAGTTCTTCCCGTTCGAGCGGAGTATAGATGACCTCGAGGTTTATTACGATGATGCGGTAAAACGTGCGAATCAAGCCCTCGAGCAACTCGGTTGGCCCAAAGCCGAACCTAGAACCCTTGCCTTTAACGAGGTTTTCGGCTTCCCTCCACGTTCACTGCAAACGAAGACTATAGACCTTCTCCGCGAGAACCATGAAGCCACGCTGCTGCTCATCGAGGCGCCGATGGGTGAGGGCAAAACCGAGGCCGCCCTCTACGGCCATTTGCTCTTGCAAAACGGGGTAGGCCACCGGGGCTTTTACCTCGCCCTACCTACGCAAGCGACCGGCAACGCCATGTTCAGCCGAACCGTGAGGTTTTTAGAAAAGTTGGGTTTTACCGAGCCTCCGGACCTGCAACTCGTTCACGGGGCTGCGATTCTCGACGAGAAATATGCCGACATGAAGCTCAACGTCGGGGAGCCGTGGAAACCCGAACAACAGGTGGTGGCAAGGGAATGGTTCACCCATAAAAAGCGGGCGCTCTTATCCCCTCACGGCGTAGGAACCATCGACCAGGCGCTTTTGAGCGTACTAAACGTGAGCCATCAGTTCGTGCGGCTGTGGGGCCTTGGCAACCGCACGGTGATATTGGACGAAGTTCACGCCTATGAACTCTACACCTCGACGCTTATTGAGAGGTTGGTGAGCTGGCTCAGGTCGCTGGGCTCGAGCGTCATCTTGCTTTCAGCTACGCTGCCAAAGGCGACGCGGCAAAGATTGCTCGAGGCCTACGGCGGCTCGCTGCCGGAAGACGACAAGCCCTATCCGCGCATCACCTGCGTGAGCAGCGCGGGAACGCTCGTCAAAGGTCTTTCCGCCAAACCGCTCGCCTATGAACTGCACGAAGCCCCGGTGGACATCGAACCTTTAGCTGTCTTCTTGCGCGAACTCAGTGAGGGGGGTGGGGCGGTAGGGTGCATCGTCAACACCGTGGACCGTGCGCAGAAGCTTTACCAGGCGGTCAAGGGGCTTGCCGGCACTGCCGAGGTGAAGCTCTTTCACGCCCGCTTCCCCGTCAAGCAACGCAAAGGAATCGAAGACTGGGTAGTCGACCACCTCGGCAAGAAAACACAAGAGCCCCGCAACATCATCCTGATTGCTACGCAGGTCGCCGAGCAGAGCCTCGACATCGACTTCGACGTTCTCGTAAGTGACCTCGCTCCAGTGGACCTGCTCTTGCAGCGTGCCGGAAGGCTCTATCGTCACGATGACCCGGAAGCATTTCAGCGCCAGCGCCCACCG
It encodes the following:
- a CDS encoding WYL domain-containing protein — encoded protein: MTKARRLAQLPELLRLKPRTTRELSKRLEVPPRTVQRDLETLRDEGYGIEEVSRGLYQLPSPPSDLNAVEALAVHAATRLLYHHAPARSVHYLSALEKLASLLPEPARGIAFRSAEEVRERPGDDRALELVARAWFERRVLAFDYLSPGGSGKPRPKELEVYFVEVSRDNLAPYAIGYERRFHKQVLTWKLSRMRHTRLLADGYTVPEGFDPRLYLSNAWGVMGTSGGPIVTVRLRFAPEAAYRLFEGGYPNLTIAAEGSDGSLEVSLEAGTDDKGFPREILPWVQSWGPRVEVLEPENLRERWLEEARMITERFL
- a CDS encoding type II toxin-antitoxin system VapC family toxin, with translation MVSEAIKPQPDERALAWLEAQRGSSGYLSVLTLGEIEQGIIRSRSPRKAERLRQWLEAELRPRFQGRTLVIDAQVMKTWGRITGRALQSGSPVSYPDSLLAATAVTHGLTLVTRNTKDVAALPVQVLNPWEG
- the cas3 gene encoding CRISPR-associated helicase Cas3', yielding MKPSKASSRLWAKSDRGRTDGRWLPLIAHLLDVAACTEAILEWEGKHLKALYATDLGLSAEAVTPWVAALGGLHDLGKAFPGFQLQWKSNGKARGRELLEQGGFTWTVSERERTQPAHGVVSQHLLKSLLPELGFSKEAARNIADALGAHHGFRASGVDLNEVSRKLGTGLWVTARQWLLEQVLRVTRAADYPAPGVSELSGEAFMRLAGLVSFADWIGSNSKFFPFERSIDDLEVYYDDAVKRANQALEQLGWPKAEPRTLAFNEVFGFPPRSLQTKTIDLLRENHEATLLLIEAPMGEGKTEAALYGHLLLQNGVGHRGFYLALPTQATGNAMFSRTVRFLEKLGFTEPPDLQLVHGAAILDEKYADMKLNVGEPWKPEQQVVAREWFTHKKRALLSPHGVGTIDQALLSVLNVSHQFVRLWGLGNRTVILDEVHAYELYTSTLIERLVSWLRSLGSSVILLSATLPKATRQRLLEAYGGSLPEDDKPYPRITCVSSAGTLVKGLSAKPLAYELHEAPVDIEPLAVFLRELSEGGGAVGCIVNTVDRAQKLYQAVKGLAGTAEVKLFHARFPVKQRKGIEDWVVDHLGKKTQEPRNIILIATQVAEQSLDIDFDVLVSDLAPVDLLLQRAGRLYRHDDPEAFQRQRPPKHDKAHLYVAGLVQNASIPDITTYYWHKVYAPAVLLRTWAALRERKGLRLPDDLEPLLGLVYNAAPLPGDFASEFQEALEDARQKLEEEKQKEERLALERTLPKPDRLFDILPDDVQVSDDDDPELHQALRAATRLGDPSITVILLHRRDGRLYLEPDGGKPVDLEHEPTFQQAKDFLQHSVSLSNKVVYYHLAQPKPEHLPKSWEKSALLRHARVIKLENSLYPVTEKLKLRLTDDMGIVYDRQVPALSSIV
- a CDS encoding type II toxin-antitoxin system Phd/YefM family antitoxin — encoded protein: MEKQWQLQEAKARFSEVVERALEGEAQVVTRRGKRAVVILAYEEYERFQAGDKSLWDIFKTAPRMDEDELPLERDRTSVRPVELE